Proteins found in one Pontibacter sp. SGAir0037 genomic segment:
- a CDS encoding undecaprenyl/decaprenyl-phosphate alpha-N-acetylglucosaminyl 1-phosphate transferase, which translates to MEPRLLSLILSCIWAFLIAIFAVPSIIRVAHLKNILDQPNLRTVHDALTPRLGGLAMFAGFTSSLTIFVDLDNGVQQLLAGCVIMFFIGLKDDLVAIAPMKKFAVQILATGIVMFVADIRITSFQGIFGVGELQIGISYAFTFLVIIGITNSINLIDGLDGLAGTIVLIIASSFGVFFFIFGGNTYSNYAFVAFCLIGGVLGFLRYNFHKATIFMGDTGSLLCGFIISVMAIQFVEMRQSAASPAVALGILFIPVFDTLRVFSIRILKGNSPFIPDKNHIHHRLLLMGFSQIGTVLTLGAINVLVIIFVVSFQQWGNMSILLSLLFLSILLSIFLGVYKSKSEPHASKV; encoded by the coding sequence ATGGAACCAAGATTGTTATCTCTGATTTTATCCTGTATCTGGGCTTTCCTAATTGCTATATTCGCGGTTCCGTCTATCATAAGAGTGGCGCACCTTAAAAATATACTGGATCAGCCTAACCTCCGGACAGTGCATGATGCGCTTACGCCCCGGTTAGGAGGCTTGGCTATGTTTGCCGGTTTTACTTCGTCTCTTACCATTTTTGTAGATTTGGATAACGGAGTGCAGCAGTTATTGGCAGGGTGCGTGATCATGTTCTTTATAGGACTTAAAGACGACCTAGTGGCTATTGCCCCAATGAAAAAATTTGCCGTACAAATATTGGCAACTGGCATTGTAATGTTTGTGGCCGACATCCGGATTACAAGCTTTCAGGGTATATTTGGCGTAGGAGAGCTGCAGATTGGCATTAGCTATGCCTTTACTTTTTTGGTGATTATAGGCATCACAAACTCAATTAACCTGATTGACGGCCTAGATGGATTGGCAGGAACTATTGTGTTAATTATTGCCAGCTCTTTTGGAGTGTTCTTCTTTATATTTGGAGGCAACACCTATAGCAACTATGCTTTTGTAGCATTTTGCCTGATAGGGGGAGTGCTCGGGTTCCTGCGGTACAATTTTCATAAAGCTACCATTTTTATGGGCGATACCGGCTCTCTGCTCTGCGGATTCATTATTTCGGTAATGGCTATTCAGTTTGTCGAGATGAGGCAGTCTGCTGCTTCGCCTGCTGTTGCGCTGGGTATCCTGTTTATTCCGGTATTCGATACCTTAAGAGTCTTCTCCATCAGAATACTGAAAGGCAACTCTCCTTTTATCCCGGATAAAAATCACATTCACCATCGCCTGTTGCTGATGGGCTTTAGCCAGATAGGAACAGTGCTGACGTTGGGTGCCATAAATGTTTTGGTTATTATTTTTGTTGTGAGTTTTCAGCAATGGGGGAACATGAGCATTTTGTTAAGTTTGCTGTTCCTGTCAATTTTACTAAGCATATTTTTAGGTGTTTATAAATCAAAGAGTGAGCCTCATGCTTCAAAAGTTTAA
- the lipB gene encoding lipoyl(octanoyl) transferase LipB, with protein MNLLQNKEIQFERLGLIDYKEAWDYQDKLFNAILELKAQNRTAEAESQAITPNYLLFCSHPHVYTLGKSGHESNLLINEAGLQAKGATFYKINRGGDITYHGPGQIVGYPILDLDNFFTDIHKYLRFLEEAIILTLKDYGLEAGRIPGLTGVWLDYVEQNNPRKICAMGVKCSRWVTMHGFAFNINTDLDYFNNIVPCGISDKQVTSLAKELGREVPLPEVEEKLLTHLAHLFEAKIITAAHEERH; from the coding sequence TTGAATTTATTACAAAATAAGGAAATACAGTTTGAGCGTCTGGGCCTGATAGACTACAAAGAGGCGTGGGATTACCAGGATAAGCTCTTTAATGCTATACTGGAGCTAAAAGCGCAGAACAGAACTGCTGAAGCTGAAAGCCAGGCCATAACACCCAATTACCTTTTATTCTGTTCGCACCCGCATGTATATACACTGGGCAAAAGCGGCCACGAATCGAACCTGCTCATCAATGAAGCTGGCCTGCAGGCGAAAGGAGCTACTTTTTACAAGATAAACAGGGGAGGAGACATAACATACCATGGGCCTGGCCAGATAGTAGGTTACCCGATTCTGGACCTGGATAACTTTTTTACAGATATACATAAATACCTGCGTTTTCTGGAAGAGGCCATTATTCTGACACTGAAAGATTATGGCCTGGAGGCAGGCCGTATTCCGGGCCTGACAGGGGTGTGGCTTGACTATGTGGAGCAAAACAACCCCCGCAAAATTTGCGCTATGGGGGTAAAGTGCAGCCGCTGGGTAACCATGCACGGGTTTGCATTTAATATAAACACCGATTTAGATTATTTTAATAATATAGTACCTTGTGGTATATCCGATAAACAGGTTACCTCTTTAGCAAAAGAGCTGGGGCGGGAAGTGCCTTTGCCTGAGGTGGAAGAAAAACTGCTTACTCACCTGGCACACCTTTTTGAGGCTAAAATCATAACAGCTGCACATGAAGAAAGACATTAA
- a CDS encoding YdeI/OmpD-associated family protein, translated as MQDIIQKLQLKPNQRLLLINAPKEFEARLVKEGYSYATAVAGTDIREIYDAVQLFVQHTSDVDALAPVAAKAIRPGGLLWIAYPKKSSAIASDITRDSGWQAIAALGYEGVRQIAIDDTWSSLRFRHTSERPAPSKMGATYPGIDTTTRTVTPPADLQEALAEAGLTGVFDGLAFTHKKEYVVAVLQARKPETRASRIQKTIEKLTGLKQDQT; from the coding sequence ATGCAAGACATTATACAAAAACTACAGCTTAAACCTAACCAGCGCCTCTTACTTATAAATGCTCCAAAAGAATTTGAAGCGAGGCTGGTGAAAGAGGGATACTCTTATGCTACGGCGGTTGCAGGAACAGATATTCGTGAGATTTATGATGCGGTGCAGCTTTTTGTGCAGCATACATCAGATGTAGATGCCCTGGCTCCTGTGGCAGCTAAAGCTATCCGGCCAGGAGGGTTGTTATGGATTGCTTATCCTAAGAAGTCTTCTGCTATAGCATCAGATATAACACGTGATAGCGGCTGGCAGGCAATAGCAGCATTAGGGTATGAGGGAGTAAGACAGATTGCTATAGACGATACCTGGTCGTCGTTACGGTTCAGGCATACTTCCGAAAGGCCGGCACCTTCTAAAATGGGAGCAACCTACCCGGGCATAGACACTACAACCCGCACAGTAACTCCACCAGCTGATTTACAGGAGGCGTTAGCAGAGGCAGGGCTAACAGGAGTTTTTGATGGGTTAGCTTTTACGCACAAAAAAGAATATGTGGTGGCAGTGCTGCAAGCCAGAAAACCGGAAACAAGAGCCAGCCGCATACAGAAAACGATAGAAAAATTAACCGGGCTAAAACAGGACCAGACGTAA
- the htpG gene encoding molecular chaperone HtpG, whose amino-acid sequence MEERGNISIHTENIFPIIKKFLYSDHEIFLRELVSNAADATQKIKRLSSIGEFKGDLGELKVVVTVDKDAKTITIADRGIGMTADEIKKYINQIAFSGATEFVERFKESGDKNQIIGQFGLGFYSAFMVADQVEIITRSYREGAEPARWICDGSTEFAITDAEKEARGTDVILHIAQDSEEFLEESRIKTILDKYCKFLPVEVEFKGEVINNPTPIWTKQPSELAEDDYKNFYKELYPFSEPPLFWIHLNVDYPFNLTGILYFPKIKNEFELQRNKIQLYSRQVFITDEVKDVVPEFLMLLHGVIDSPDIPLNVSRSFLQADSSVKKINTYVTKKVADKLTEIFKKDRATFETNWKDINVFVKYGMLSDDKFYEKAKDFVLLQNTEGKCYTLEEYKAQTQANQTDKNDQLVLLYTTDADKQHAFVEAAQNRGYDVLKLDTIIDSHFIGLLEQKLEKTTLKRVDSETIDKLIAKDENKESVLSDAEKEDLKKIYEQAISNQHMMVEVEPLSPNDAPVVITLPEFMRRMKDMNRTGGGGMMFMGDMPDTYQVAINANHSINQRILKAKDENKERIARQAFDLALLSQNMLSGSALTAFVKRSVELIDKE is encoded by the coding sequence ATGGAAGAAAGAGGTAATATTTCGATTCACACCGAAAACATTTTCCCGATCATCAAGAAGTTTCTTTACTCTGACCACGAAATTTTTCTTCGTGAATTGGTAAGCAATGCTGCAGATGCCACTCAAAAGATCAAGCGCTTATCCTCTATTGGTGAGTTTAAAGGTGATCTGGGCGAGCTGAAAGTGGTGGTAACGGTAGATAAAGATGCTAAAACCATCACCATTGCAGACCGGGGTATCGGTATGACAGCAGATGAGATTAAAAAATATATCAACCAGATCGCTTTTTCGGGCGCTACAGAATTTGTAGAGCGCTTTAAAGAGTCTGGCGATAAAAACCAGATTATTGGCCAGTTTGGTCTTGGCTTCTACTCTGCCTTTATGGTGGCAGATCAGGTAGAAATTATTACCCGATCTTATAGAGAAGGCGCTGAGCCTGCCCGCTGGATCTGCGATGGCAGCACAGAGTTTGCTATAACAGACGCTGAAAAAGAAGCGCGTGGCACAGATGTGATTCTGCACATTGCTCAGGATTCAGAAGAGTTTCTGGAAGAAAGCCGCATCAAAACCATTTTGGACAAGTACTGCAAGTTCTTACCAGTAGAGGTGGAGTTCAAAGGAGAGGTAATCAACAACCCAACTCCTATCTGGACGAAGCAGCCATCCGAACTGGCTGAAGATGACTACAAGAACTTCTATAAAGAGCTGTATCCATTCTCTGAACCGCCGTTGTTCTGGATTCATCTTAATGTAGACTACCCTTTCAACCTGACAGGTATCCTGTATTTCCCTAAAATTAAAAACGAGTTTGAGCTGCAGCGCAATAAAATTCAGCTGTACTCACGGCAGGTGTTTATTACCGACGAGGTAAAAGATGTGGTGCCTGAGTTCCTGATGCTGCTGCATGGCGTGATCGACTCGCCGGATATTCCGCTGAACGTAAGCCGCTCTTTCCTGCAGGCCGATTCCAGCGTTAAAAAAATCAACACGTACGTAACGAAAAAAGTAGCTGATAAACTGACAGAGATCTTTAAAAAAGACAGAGCTACTTTTGAAACGAACTGGAAAGACATTAATGTATTCGTGAAGTATGGCATGCTTTCAGACGATAAGTTCTATGAGAAAGCAAAAGACTTTGTGCTGCTGCAGAACACAGAAGGCAAATGCTATACTTTAGAGGAATACAAGGCGCAGACGCAGGCAAACCAGACTGACAAAAATGATCAGCTGGTATTGCTTTACACCACTGATGCAGATAAACAGCATGCGTTTGTAGAGGCTGCTCAGAACAGAGGTTATGATGTGCTGAAGCTTGATACGATTATTGACAGCCACTTTATCGGGTTGCTGGAGCAGAAGCTGGAGAAAACCACACTCAAGCGCGTAGACTCTGAAACCATTGATAAGCTGATTGCCAAAGACGAGAACAAGGAAAGTGTGCTGAGTGATGCAGAGAAAGAGGATCTTAAAAAGATTTACGAGCAGGCGATCAGTAACCAACACATGATGGTAGAGGTAGAGCCGCTTTCTCCGAACGATGCACCAGTGGTAATTACTCTGCCAGAATTTATGCGCCGCATGAAAGATATGAATCGCACAGGCGGTGGCGGTATGATGTTTATGGGCGATATGCCGGATACTTACCAGGTAGCCATCAATGCCAACCATAGCATTAACCAACGCATTTTAAAGGCAAAAGATGAGAACAAAGAGCGTATTGCCCGTCAGGCATTCGACCTGGCTTTGCTGTCTCAGAACATGCTTTCCGGTTCTGCGCTTACAGCCTTCGTTAAGCGTAGCGTAGAGCTGATAGATAAAGAATAA
- a CDS encoding DUF4286 family protein: protein MILYNLTINIDNSVAEDWLAWMKEVHIPEVMATGYFLKNQIARLLDEVDNGGTTYAVQYTCRNLEDLEEYQRDHATALHNKHTERYKDKFVLFMSLLEIVGTDVERQ, encoded by the coding sequence ATGATTTTATATAATTTAACAATAAATATAGATAATAGTGTAGCTGAGGACTGGCTGGCATGGATGAAAGAAGTGCACATACCTGAGGTGATGGCTACAGGTTACTTTCTGAAGAACCAGATTGCCCGACTGCTAGACGAGGTAGATAATGGAGGTACCACTTATGCGGTGCAGTATACTTGCCGCAATCTGGAAGACCTGGAAGAATACCAGCGGGATCATGCCACAGCACTGCATAACAAGCATACAGAGCGCTACAAAGATAAATTTGTGCTGTTTATGTCTTTGCTCGAAATTGTTGGAACCGATGTAGAACGGCAGTAG
- a CDS encoding toxin-antitoxin system YwqK family antitoxin, with protein sequence MRKSFLLVWAVLGSLTATVMSGCGATKYNSDYNLSQAQLKNGSKAGAIAVAEGDTTEPSLETKLPLDEGKGQEEKKKKKKPSKRYFMGQKVSRGFTKSGPRGDKQIVEIFSYLPQHTETDPYVQQKYYYNTKSGKIRVTSADADPAKDKILHGPYKKRRGDQVIEEGYFFMGTKHLRWERYRGDEQGTLVDKAHYEKGFLRDAVVSYYPGEAKKIKEVIPYAYGQVQGTYYRFYENGQVEWSGQYDKGRKVGIWIKHYDFRNRRHYEFQYPKSSFDAPAEPVLIREYDRHGTLVYEKDKLDKRSAAQR encoded by the coding sequence ATGCGTAAATCCTTCTTATTGGTCTGGGCGGTTTTAGGGAGTTTAACAGCTACCGTTATGAGTGGCTGTGGCGCAACTAAGTATAACAGCGACTATAACCTGAGCCAAGCGCAGTTAAAGAACGGAAGTAAAGCGGGTGCTATAGCCGTGGCGGAAGGTGATACAACAGAACCATCGCTGGAAACCAAACTTCCCCTGGATGAAGGCAAGGGGCAGGAGGAAAAAAAGAAAAAGAAAAAGCCCAGCAAGCGCTACTTTATGGGCCAGAAAGTAAGCAGGGGCTTTACAAAAAGCGGACCCAGAGGTGATAAGCAAATTGTGGAAATTTTCAGCTACCTGCCTCAGCATACAGAAACCGACCCTTACGTACAGCAGAAATACTATTACAATACCAAGAGCGGGAAAATACGTGTTACAAGTGCCGATGCAGACCCTGCAAAAGACAAAATATTGCATGGCCCTTATAAGAAGCGAAGAGGTGATCAGGTAATAGAAGAGGGGTACTTTTTTATGGGTACCAAGCATCTGCGGTGGGAGCGCTACAGAGGCGATGAACAAGGCACACTCGTAGATAAAGCACACTATGAGAAAGGCTTTCTGCGAGATGCGGTGGTGTCGTACTATCCCGGTGAGGCAAAAAAAATCAAAGAGGTTATTCCTTATGCCTATGGGCAGGTGCAGGGCACATATTATCGCTTTTATGAGAACGGGCAGGTAGAGTGGTCTGGGCAGTATGATAAAGGCCGCAAAGTCGGCATCTGGATAAAGCATTATGATTTCCGAAACCGCCGCCACTATGAGTTTCAGTATCCCAAAAGTTCTTTTGATGCACCCGCTGAGCCTGTTTTAATCAGAGAGTATGACAGGCATGGCACCTTAGTGTACGAAAAAGACAAGCTGGATAAGCGATCTGCGGCGCAGCGCTAA
- a CDS encoding TonB-dependent receptor, translating to MIRIRYYFLGLLLLAATTSIAQMQAPSDTLLVEEQDCGLTISGKAIDHDTREPLVGATIYIPELQRAAITDEYGNYHFHHLCRNAYTLLVSYIGYENERISLKLSASVVRNLTMHTDARQLGTVEIRGQRLSEQAQASETLTGRALAETRGLSLGESLKKLTGVSSVQTGPNVSKPVIHGLFGNRVLIMNNGVRHESQQWGNEHAPEIDPLNAQEMTVIKGASGVRYGSDAIGGIVLVNPKPLPDSAGTRAELGLIGSTNTRMGTVSGMAEGRLPQVPLSWRLHASLKKGGSAQAPHYNLNNTAFEEQNLAATLAYTKDRYGAEVYYSFFHSKLGFLSSAHIGNLTDLANAIARSQPEQTGDFTYAINRPYQDVTHHLFKAKGFYKTGEAGQLQFTYGLQQNIRQEYDNHRNASGRAQLDLDLQTHTTELVWEHRAVANMTGSIGASTVWQNNSFASGTRDLLPFFTNFTAGLFITEKWQKDNLQLEAGLRYDHKDLTVKRQENRLLFKPSYEFHNLSGSLGAMYDLGYHLTLSSHIGYASRAPHTYELFAKGLHNSAATYEEGDPNLSSENALNTSATVSYHSNLRLNGEVSFYLNTINNYIYLQLQPDYVLGVGGAYLSGKYMQANALFWGSDINLQYNISKNLMLESKTSLVYAKNRDTNQYLPFITPGRTDNNLRYSFRNSENSMFAESYVAVGGTSVSKQYRSDWQSDPVAPAPDGYFLWHAEAGTTLKIGHQHLAIGITGNNLLNTAYRDYQNRLRYFADEIGRIIMFNIRIPLEFTKG from the coding sequence GTGATAAGAATAAGATATTATTTTCTGGGTCTGCTGTTGCTGGCTGCCACTACTTCCATTGCCCAGATGCAAGCCCCTTCCGATACCCTTCTGGTGGAGGAACAGGACTGCGGGCTTACGATTTCTGGTAAAGCAATCGACCATGACACGCGAGAGCCATTGGTCGGAGCTACCATTTATATTCCGGAACTGCAACGAGCTGCTATTACGGATGAGTACGGCAACTACCACTTTCACCACCTTTGCCGTAACGCCTATACACTTTTGGTGAGTTACATCGGCTACGAAAACGAACGCATATCTCTGAAACTTAGTGCTTCTGTGGTTCGCAATTTAACAATGCATACAGATGCGCGCCAGCTCGGAACGGTAGAGATACGCGGGCAACGGCTTTCGGAACAGGCACAGGCTTCCGAAACACTTACAGGCAGAGCACTGGCAGAAACCCGTGGTCTTTCTTTAGGAGAGTCGCTAAAGAAACTGACAGGTGTAAGCTCCGTACAAACGGGGCCCAACGTTTCTAAACCTGTTATACATGGCTTATTCGGAAACCGTGTCCTGATTATGAACAATGGCGTGAGGCACGAGTCGCAGCAATGGGGCAACGAACATGCCCCGGAAATAGATCCGCTTAACGCACAGGAGATGACAGTAATAAAAGGAGCATCAGGCGTACGGTATGGCTCTGATGCTATAGGCGGCATTGTTCTGGTAAACCCTAAACCACTTCCCGACTCTGCCGGCACTCGTGCCGAACTGGGGCTTATTGGCAGTACCAATACCCGCATGGGAACCGTATCGGGCATGGCAGAAGGCCGGTTGCCGCAGGTACCGCTAAGCTGGCGGTTACACGCGTCGTTAAAGAAAGGTGGTAGTGCGCAGGCACCTCACTATAACCTGAACAACACAGCCTTTGAAGAACAGAACCTGGCAGCTACACTTGCTTATACTAAAGACAGGTACGGTGCAGAGGTTTATTACAGCTTCTTTCACTCTAAACTCGGCTTTCTTTCGTCGGCACATATTGGTAACCTAACCGATCTGGCTAATGCTATTGCAAGAAGCCAGCCTGAACAAACCGGCGATTTTACTTATGCCATTAACCGGCCTTACCAGGATGTGACGCACCACCTGTTCAAAGCGAAAGGCTTCTACAAAACAGGAGAGGCAGGCCAACTGCAGTTTACGTACGGTTTGCAGCAGAACATACGCCAGGAGTATGATAACCACCGCAACGCCAGCGGCAGGGCTCAACTGGACCTGGACCTGCAGACGCATACGACAGAACTGGTGTGGGAGCATCGGGCTGTTGCAAATATGACCGGCAGCATCGGGGCAAGCACGGTTTGGCAAAACAACTCTTTTGCCAGCGGCACCAGAGATCTTCTTCCTTTCTTTACAAACTTCACAGCAGGACTTTTCATAACAGAAAAGTGGCAGAAAGATAATCTGCAACTGGAAGCAGGACTACGCTACGACCATAAAGACCTGACCGTAAAGCGGCAAGAAAACAGGCTGCTCTTTAAACCTAGCTATGAGTTTCATAACTTATCTGGTAGCTTAGGAGCTATGTATGATCTTGGCTACCACCTTACCTTAAGCAGCCATATAGGATATGCCTCCAGGGCTCCGCATACCTATGAGCTTTTTGCAAAGGGCCTGCATAACAGCGCTGCCACTTATGAAGAAGGCGACCCGAACCTCTCCTCTGAGAATGCACTGAACACATCTGCCACAGTTTCGTATCACTCTAACCTGCGATTGAACGGGGAGGTGAGCTTTTACCTTAACACCATCAATAATTATATTTACCTGCAGCTACAGCCTGACTATGTATTAGGTGTGGGCGGTGCATATTTAAGCGGTAAGTATATGCAAGCCAACGCTTTATTTTGGGGAAGCGACATCAACTTACAGTATAACATCTCCAAAAATCTTATGCTGGAAAGTAAAACTTCGTTAGTTTATGCTAAAAACAGAGATACAAACCAGTACTTACCATTTATAACTCCTGGGCGCACCGACAATAATTTACGCTATTCTTTTAGAAATAGTGAAAACAGTATGTTTGCAGAATCGTATGTGGCTGTGGGCGGCACAAGTGTTAGTAAACAATATCGCTCAGATTGGCAGTCAGACCCGGTAGCTCCGGCGCCTGATGGTTATTTTCTATGGCATGCCGAGGCTGGTACTACTTTAAAAATAGGCCATCAGCACCTGGCAATTGGTATAACAGGTAACAATTTGTTAAACACAGCTTATAGAGATTATCAGAACAGGCTACGGTATTTTGCAGACGAAATAGGCCGCATCATCATGTTTAATATCAGAATTCCGCTGGAGTTTACAAAGGGATAA
- a CDS encoding MFS transporter — protein MIRPQKASEKHYLLNVAVIVAALGYFVDIYDLVLFSIVRIPSLISLGITAPEALLEDGVLLLNMQMAGMLLGGIAWGILGDKRGRISVLFGSIFLYSVANILNGFVQDIPTYALLRFIAGVGLAGELGAGITLVSEVLPKEKRGYGTMIVATIGITGALLAGIVGEYFGWRTAYFIGGGLGLLLLLLRIGVYESGMFNSLKERSITRGNFLTLFTSAQRFWKYLKCILTGVPIWFVVGVLITFSPEFGIALGVPEPVSAAKAVSFCYLGLVFGDFASGVLSQRFKSRKNIVIAFILLTGLVMTIYLFGSNYSLTQFYTICVALGFASGYWAVFVTIAAEQFGTNIRATVTTTVPNFVRGAVVPLTIAFSSLKDSVGIVPGAAILAAISLCIALISIVRLPESFGKDLNFLEPV, from the coding sequence ATGATAAGACCACAAAAAGCATCAGAAAAACATTACCTTCTGAATGTAGCCGTGATTGTAGCAGCACTAGGTTACTTTGTTGATATTTACGACCTGGTTCTTTTTAGTATCGTGCGTATTCCCAGTTTAATATCGCTGGGTATAACAGCACCTGAAGCACTACTGGAAGATGGCGTTCTTTTGCTCAACATGCAGATGGCCGGCATGTTGCTAGGCGGTATAGCCTGGGGCATTTTAGGAGATAAGCGGGGCAGAATATCAGTACTTTTCGGTTCTATTTTTCTGTATTCTGTGGCCAACATACTAAATGGCTTTGTTCAGGATATACCAACGTATGCCTTACTCCGCTTTATAGCAGGTGTTGGCCTGGCAGGAGAACTAGGGGCTGGCATAACACTGGTATCAGAAGTGTTGCCCAAAGAAAAACGCGGCTACGGCACCATGATTGTGGCTACCATTGGTATAACAGGAGCTTTGCTGGCCGGTATAGTAGGCGAATATTTTGGCTGGAGAACCGCTTATTTTATAGGTGGCGGTTTAGGCTTGCTGCTTTTACTCCTTCGAATTGGTGTGTATGAGTCGGGAATGTTTAATTCTCTGAAAGAAAGAAGTATAACACGTGGCAATTTTCTTACGCTTTTTACCAGCGCCCAACGTTTCTGGAAATACCTGAAATGTATTTTAACCGGTGTACCTATCTGGTTTGTGGTTGGGGTACTGATAACCTTTTCGCCGGAGTTTGGAATTGCTTTAGGTGTACCTGAGCCTGTTTCAGCAGCCAAAGCCGTTTCGTTCTGTTACCTGGGTTTGGTTTTTGGAGATTTTGCCAGTGGTGTATTAAGCCAAAGATTTAAAAGCAGAAAAAACATTGTTATAGCTTTTATACTGCTCACGGGCCTGGTAATGACGATCTATTTATTTGGCAGTAACTATAGCCTTACGCAATTTTATACCATATGCGTAGCACTTGGCTTTGCCAGTGGCTACTGGGCAGTGTTTGTTACTATTGCAGCAGAGCAATTCGGCACAAATATCAGGGCCACTGTAACCACCACTGTACCTAATTTTGTAAGAGGGGCCGTTGTACCTTTAACCATTGCTTTTAGCTCTTTAAAAGACAGTGTTGGCATTGTTCCGGGAGCCGCTATTCTGGCCGCTATTTCTTTATGCATTGCCCTGATCTCAATTGTAAGGCTACCCGAATCCTTTGGCAAAGATCTAAATTTCCTGGAGCCGGTTTAG
- a CDS encoding GNAT family N-acetyltransferase gives MNITVRKGTIDDLPQVLKLVQELADFERAPQEVTNTLEDMRRDGFGQEPIFKFFVAESEEEGIVGLSLYYTAYSTWKGKTIYLEDLVVTEHLRRSGIGRQLFNAVAQEAKEVGAKRFAWQVLEWNEPAIAFYKKIGASLDGEWYNCRMTEEQIKAYSA, from the coding sequence ATGAATATTACAGTAAGAAAAGGAACAATAGACGATTTGCCACAGGTGCTAAAGCTGGTACAGGAGCTAGCCGATTTTGAGCGCGCACCACAGGAGGTAACCAATACGTTGGAAGATATGCGCCGCGATGGCTTTGGACAGGAGCCTATCTTTAAATTTTTTGTAGCTGAATCGGAGGAAGAGGGTATTGTAGGGTTATCGCTTTATTACACGGCCTACTCCACCTGGAAGGGCAAAACCATTTATTTAGAGGATCTGGTGGTGACAGAGCATCTGCGCCGTAGCGGAATTGGGCGCCAATTGTTTAATGCTGTAGCCCAGGAGGCAAAAGAGGTAGGCGCAAAGCGCTTTGCCTGGCAGGTGCTGGAATGGAACGAACCTGCTATTGCATTCTATAAGAAGATTGGAGCCAGCCTGGATGGCGAATGGTATAACTGCCGCATGACGGAAGAGCAGATAAAAGCTTATTCAGCTTAA
- a CDS encoding YraN family protein: MTSQKGEHIRTGQSGERQAAVYLQQKQYTIRHRNYKYKRAEIDLIAQKDDTLVFVEVKTRATDKFGFPEEAVNWKKEKQILKAAEQYIQAVSWEQDIRFDIISITLTEPVTIHHIEDAFH, from the coding sequence ATGACTTCTCAAAAAGGCGAGCATATTCGTACCGGGCAAAGCGGTGAAAGGCAGGCAGCTGTTTACCTGCAGCAGAAGCAGTATACTATCCGCCACCGAAACTATAAGTATAAACGGGCAGAGATTGATCTGATAGCCCAGAAAGATGATACCCTGGTCTTTGTAGAGGTGAAAACACGTGCTACAGACAAATTCGGGTTTCCGGAAGAAGCCGTTAACTGGAAAAAAGAAAAACAGATCTTAAAAGCGGCAGAACAATATATTCAGGCTGTCAGTTGGGAGCAGGATATCCGTTTTGACATTATATCTATTACTTTAACGGAACCTGTTACCATACATCATATAGAGGATGCATTCCATTAG